CAGCCAGATACGTCAGGATACTCGTGGATGCGCCCCCGATCCCCGATAAGATATGGGAGGAGTGCGTGGAGATCTCCAGAGGGCTGGTTAAATGCGCCTCCGCACTTAGGGGGAGCATAGAAAAACTTGGAAGCGACTCCGCCGAGGCTAAGGTGCTGTCCCTCCACGTGGATTCCGTGGAGCATGAGATAGATGAACTCTACCTAAGGGTTAAAACCCTCCTAATAAGATATTCCAAGGATCTCGACCCAGCCGTATTGGTGACTTTAAACGACCTCTTCGACTCCATGGAGGAAGTCGCTGACAGCTGCGCCGATACAGCCGACTACATAAGGATAATAATAGCAACGGAGGAGGCCGGCTAATCGATCGAGAAAAATAATAGAAGTATATGGGTGGATAAGCTTTCACATCCTCTCCGAGAGCTTTATTCCGATGGCCTCCATAGAGTTCCCCAGGACTATGGCTACGGATTTAACTAGGGCGGCCCTCGCGACGCGCAATGCCTCCTCCCTCGAGCCTATGACATTAACTTTTTCGTAATACTCATGGAAAGACTCCGCGAGGCTATTAGCGTAGTTGGCCATCGCGTTTGGTTTTAGATTGTCGGCTGCCTCTATGAATTCCTCTGGGAACTTGGCTATTTGAAGGAGAAGCTTCCTCTCCAGCGGGTGAGTAAGCTTTTCCCCTTCAACCTCCGCCGGAACCTCTCCTCTAAACTTTCTAAGTATGCCTAAGGCCCGAGTATAGGCGTAGTTTATGAAGGGGGCGCTGTTCTTTTCGAAATCCAGTACCCTATCCCAGGTGAAGGTCACGGTTCTTACCGGCTCAACCGATATCAATGCGTACTTTACCGAAGCCAGCCCTATCCTCCCAGCTATCTCCCTAACCTCCTCATCCGAGGAGATTTTATCCCTCCTACGGACCTCCTCGTAAGCCCTCGCCAGGGCCTCGTCTAGAACCTCGTCCAGGGTTATTATTCTACCCCGCCTACTGGACATGCGCCGTCCAGGCATCTCGACCAATCCAAAGGAGAAATGGATCAGGTTTTCAGCTTTCTCATGTTCACCTAGAGCGTATAGAGCTGCTTTAAGCTGGAGCTGGGCTAGGCTCTGCTCAGCCCCTATGACGTTTATAACTCTATCCGCCCCTTCAAACTTGTAGAGGCTGTAGGCTATGTCCCTCGTCGTGTAGAGGGTTGTCCCATCGGACCTTATAAGCGTAAGTGATGGTAGGTGATGTGCCTCCCTCAACTTAAGCTTATCCCTTAAGTCCAGATCTTCGATTATGGACTCGACGTCTAATTCTATGGTTCCATCCCCCCATCGGACGTACCTCGAAGACTTCAACTTTTCGAGGAGGGTTTTCACCATGCCGCTCCACACGAGGTCGCTCTCCCAATCCCAGGAATCGAAACATATATCGAGCCTTCTAAGGGTGGCCTTGAAGCCTTCCAGGCAGAGGCCGCTTACCTTCCTTATGAGCCTTCTAGCATCCCCTTCCCCATCGTCGTATTCCTTGATAAGCCTCGAAACCTCGGATTCAGGGTCATCCCTGTCGATTATGGCCTTGCTCAGGGCATCGAAGATCTCCGGATACTTATCTCTTAGCTCCGCTGCAGCCCTCACCCAATCGTCAAGCTCATCCCTCAGCCTTCTAACATCCTCGTAATACTCCTCGCCTAATTCGGTTAACCTTCTAATCCTCCTCTTAAGCGATTCCACCTCGATGAGGCAGCTCGTTACGCTGTATACCCTGCCCAGGAAATGGTCAGGCTTCCCCATTATGGGGGGCTCCCCTAGAAGCTTATATCCGTAGGCTAATATGGCGCTTTGCCTACCCATATCATCGATGTAATAATGGCTTTTCACCATGTGCCCTCTCCTCTTCAAGAGCCTAGCTATCGCATCCCCTAAGATGGGGTTCCTAGCCTGGCCTATGTGGATGGGATGCACAGGGTTCACGCTGGTATGCTCGACTATTATCCGTCTCGGTTCACTGGTCTTTACAAAACCGTAGGAGCTTCCCCCTCTAATCACTTGGGCGAGTATAAGCCTAGAGGCCTTCTCGAAGTTCAGCCTGAAGTTTATATATCCGTTTCCAGCGACCTCGGCGTTTTTAATTAACTCAGAGGGGAACTCCATGTGCTCCAGGATCTTTTCCGCTAATCTGAGGGGGTTATCCCCGACCCTCTTAGCCAAATCGAAGCATACGCTCGTTGAGAGTTCACCGAACTCCCGGGAGGGGGGCTCAGCCAAGGATATTTCTTCAACCTCGTCAGCTAAGTCGAGCCCCTTTAAGCATTCCTCGACGGATCTCCTACATGAAGCCTTAAACTCTGAATAGACGCTATCATACATTGCCCCAGACCATCTAAAAGAATTATAAGGAGAGGATTTAAAGGAATCTCTTCTGAGACAAAAAATAATTATTACATTAGCTTTTAATTCATCGTTGTTCTCCTTTATGGTTAAAGCCTAAAGGGCGGGGGAAAGGGCGGGTATGAAGAGTAATAGAGATGGAAGGTGATCTATTCTCTTCACCGTGGCCTAGCATGGATAGGGCGCAGGCCTCCGGAGCCTGTGACGAGGGTTCGAATCCCTCCCCGCCCGCCAAACTCCACCGAGTTTTCAGGGCTTTCTCGCTTTTAGGTGCATAGAGCCTATTTTCGGGTTGTCGGCTTTCTATCATCTACCCGCATTTGCAGGCTCCAATCTTCTCCTCCTCTGTTGGAAGAACCCCCGGTATCACCTCGATGGGCGGCTAATTATCCTATGCCATGCGTGTTTCGTGCTTTCCAATATGCTTAAAGGTGAGGTTTCACCTCTAAGTTTCTGGTGGCGGTTGGCTTGGATGCTCAGATGGTTTTGGAGAAGGTATTGAACGGGGTGGCTGTGGTATCCTCGAGGAAGGACGGTAAGATAAATGGTTTAACGGTGGCTTGGATGACCCAGGTATCCTATCAGCCCCCCCTGATAGCGGTGAGCATAGGTAAGACGAGATACACCCATGAGATGATCGAATCCTCCAGGGTATTCGCTGTGAGCATACTCCATGAAGGGCAGCTGGATGTGGCCAAGCTCTTCGGCCTCCAATCAGGTAGGGACCTGGATAAGTTCGCTCGCGTCGCCTATGAGACCAGGGTCTCAGGTTCGCCAATATTGAAGGATTGCCTAGCTTTCTTGGACTGCGAGGTGGAGTCATCCCTCCAAGTGGGAGATCACACTATATTCGTGGGCAGGATCCTCGATGCAGGGGTGAAAGGAGATATGAAACCCCTGATTTATAACCCGGAAGACTATTGGTAGATCAACCTATGGGTGAGGCCTCCTAGACTGTGGATCCTAAATCCTTTTTTAACTCTCTAGCCCCGGTATTCCATCTCATAGCTGAGATGGATCGTTTCCATACAATTTCTCAGCTGAAGAATATCTTCGCAACCTCGTAGATCTCCTTATCTACAGTCTTCAATTTACCGATGGCCTCCTTTAACGGCACAGGGACTATGCGATTGCCTTTTAGGGCTGGCATCTCCCCGAATCTTCCCTCCGCCACTAGGTCTACAGCGGCCACCCCGAGCCTGGTTGCGAGTATCCTATCGTAGGCTGTGGGGCATCCACCCCTCTGGATGTGGCCTAAGGAGATCGCTCTGGTCTCGAAGCCTGTCCTCCTCTCTATCTCCTGGGCTAGGGCTTCCCCGACCCCTCCAAGCCTATAGTGTCCAAACTCGTCCACGCCCCCCCTGGTGAAGTATTTATCGACTCCTTTCGGACATGCCCCTTCAGCCACGACTATTATGCTGAACCTCTTCCCCTTCTCGTATCTCCGCTGAACCATTCTGCATACTTCCTCTATCTCGAAGGGTTCTTCAGGGATCAATATAGCGTCGGCGCCCCCTGCAAGCCCTCCATAAACGGCTATCCATCCGGTGTGGCGGCCCATGACTTCGACCACCATGACCCTGTGGTGGGATTCAGCCGTTGTATGAAGCCTATCTATGGCCTCCATAACTACGTTCACGGCCGTATCGAACCCGAAGGTCAGGTCCGTGGCCGATAAGTCGTTGTCGATGGTCTTAGGAACCCCTACCACGGGCACGCCCATCTCATACAGTTTATAGGCGACTCCTAGGGTGTCCTCCCCCCCGATGGCTATCAACCCGTCGAGGCCAAGCTTCACAAAGTTATCCCTAATTATATCGTATCCATTTTCGACTTTGCCCGGGTTGGTCCTGGAGGTGCCCAGTATGGTTCCCCCACGGTAGAGGATCCCTGAAACCTTATCGAGGGTTAAGGGTTCAACCTCGAGCTCTAAAAGGCCCTTCCATCCATCCCTTACACCTATTATCTCGAAGCCGTGGAATTCTATCCCTCTCCTCACTATCGCCCTTATCACGGCGTTTATGCCGGGGCAATCCCCCCCGCCGGTTAAGACACCGATCCTTTTAGGCGTCCCCCATCCCTCCTTCCATCATCAGGCCTGTATTTCTCTAAGCCTTTCCAGCGGATCCTAAGACGTTGGAGTTTTTATGCTTCACGAGGTTTATCAGCTCCTGCCTCGCGAGCCCCAGATACTTCCTTGGATCGTATTCCTTAGGGTTCTCGGCGAGGTACTTCCTAACCATAGCTGTGAAGACGAGGCGGCCGTCAGTGTCTATGTTGACTTTGCAGACGGCCGATTCCGCGGCCCTTCTCAATTGATCCTCGGGGATCCCCACAGCCCCCTCCAAGTTTCCACCATACCTATTTATTATCTCCACATAGGTTGGAAGGATGGATGAGGCGCCGTGTAGGACTATTGGAAAGCCGGGAAGCCTCTCCGCCACCTCATCCAGTATGTCGAACCTCAGTGTTGGAATCCTTCCTCCAGGCTTAACTTTAAACTTATATGCTCCATGGGAT
This region of Candidatus Bathyarchaeota archaeon genomic DNA includes:
- a CDS encoding DUF47 family protein produces the protein MVDRLLKWSMKRRWARTLTIAREQIKKAIDTVSELEKAIIATSQGASEEALRSVNRLFQIEEEIDDLRREVFVQLAMGELRSRDREDLMHLVKRLDVMADHVKDSARYVRILVDAPPIPDKIWEECVEISRGLVKCASALRGSIEKLGSDSAEAKVLSLHVDSVEHEIDELYLRVKTLLIRYSKDLDPAVLVTLNDLFDSMEEVADSCADTADYIRIIIATEEAG
- a CDS encoding arginine--tRNA ligase; protein product: MYDSVYSEFKASCRRSVEECLKGLDLADEVEEISLAEPPSREFGELSTSVCFDLAKRVGDNPLRLAEKILEHMEFPSELIKNAEVAGNGYINFRLNFEKASRLILAQVIRGGSSYGFVKTSEPRRIIVEHTSVNPVHPIHIGQARNPILGDAIARLLKRRGHMVKSHYYIDDMGRQSAILAYGYKLLGEPPIMGKPDHFLGRVYSVTSCLIEVESLKRRIRRLTELGEEYYEDVRRLRDELDDWVRAAAELRDKYPEIFDALSKAIIDRDDPESEVSRLIKEYDDGEGDARRLIRKVSGLCLEGFKATLRRLDICFDSWDWESDLVWSGMVKTLLEKLKSSRYVRWGDGTIELDVESIIEDLDLRDKLKLREAHHLPSLTLIRSDGTTLYTTRDIAYSLYKFEGADRVINVIGAEQSLAQLQLKAALYALGEHEKAENLIHFSFGLVEMPGRRMSSRRGRIITLDEVLDEALARAYEEVRRRDKISSDEEVREIAGRIGLASVKYALISVEPVRTVTFTWDRVLDFEKNSAPFINYAYTRALGILRKFRGEVPAEVEGEKLTHPLERKLLLQIAKFPEEFIEAADNLKPNAMANYANSLAESFHEYYEKVNVIGSREEALRVARAALVKSVAIVLGNSMEAIGIKLSERM
- a CDS encoding flavin reductase; this encodes MDAQMVLEKVLNGVAVVSSRKDGKINGLTVAWMTQVSYQPPLIAVSIGKTRYTHEMIESSRVFAVSILHEGQLDVAKLFGLQSGRDLDKFARVAYETRVSGSPILKDCLAFLDCEVESSLQVGDHTIFVGRILDAGVKGDMKPLIYNPEDYW
- a CDS encoding 6-phosphofructokinase; the protein is MGVLTGGGDCPGINAVIRAIVRRGIEFHGFEIIGVRDGWKGLLELEVEPLTLDKVSGILYRGGTILGTSRTNPGKVENGYDIIRDNFVKLGLDGLIAIGGEDTLGVAYKLYEMGVPVVGVPKTIDNDLSATDLTFGFDTAVNVVMEAIDRLHTTAESHHRVMVVEVMGRHTGWIAVYGGLAGGADAILIPEEPFEIEEVCRMVQRRYEKGKRFSIIVVAEGACPKGVDKYFTRGGVDEFGHYRLGGVGEALAQEIERRTGFETRAISLGHIQRGGCPTAYDRILATRLGVAAVDLVAEGRFGEMPALKGNRIVPVPLKEAIGKLKTVDKEIYEVAKIFFS